The Aequorivita sublithincola DSM 14238 genome window below encodes:
- a CDS encoding FAD-binding oxidoreductase translates to MPKIIAMQRLKILSTHFITHDVKRFVLEKPENFEYTPGQSANISINLPGWEEKIRPYSFTSLPDWDYLEFIVKIYDDQNGVSSQLGKLNVGEELLLHDVFGTIKFKGPGVFIAGGTGITPFIAIFRALFYSGNLREVALLYSNKSKEDIILHDDLTKMLGPAYKNVFTREGVIGFRERRIDRKFLIDNIGDFNFRFYVCGPKKFTEDVCEALISLGAKPEYLIV, encoded by the coding sequence ATGCCTAAAATTATTGCAATGCAAAGGCTCAAAATACTCAGCACCCATTTTATAACTCACGATGTAAAGCGCTTTGTTTTAGAAAAGCCTGAGAATTTTGAATACACTCCAGGGCAATCTGCTAACATATCCATCAATTTACCTGGTTGGGAGGAGAAAATTAGACCTTATAGCTTCACGTCGTTGCCGGATTGGGATTACTTAGAATTTATCGTCAAAATCTACGACGACCAAAATGGCGTGAGTTCACAATTGGGCAAACTTAATGTGGGAGAGGAATTATTATTGCACGATGTTTTTGGAACAATAAAGTTTAAAGGGCCAGGAGTATTTATAGCTGGCGGTACGGGTATCACTCCGTTTATCGCAATTTTTAGAGCGCTTTTTTACAGTGGAAACCTGCGGGAAGTTGCGCTTTTGTATTCAAATAAAAGTAAGGAAGACATTATTTTACACGATGATTTGACAAAAATGTTGGGACCAGCCTATAAGAACGTTTTTACAAGAGAAGGAGTAATTGGTTTTCGAGAACGGAGAATTGATCGCAAATTTCTTATTGATAACATTGGCGATTTTAACTTCCGCTTTTATGTGTGCGGCCCAAAAAAATTTACAGAAGATGTTTGCGAAGCTTTAATAAGTCTGGGAGCAAAACCTGAATATTTGATTGTTTAA
- a CDS encoding NAD(P)H-binding protein, whose amino-acid sequence MKKTVSIAGLGWLGQPFANRLSMLGFTVKGSVTSVEKATLFQKNGFDAFPLEITESGVQGEVKAFLKDTDCLIIMIPPGLRRNTGADYVLKMIHFLEAIKEAKVRKVILVSSTSVYDDSQGNVTEKDEPNPQTIAGKQLRQVEELFINSEELQTTVVRFGGLIGGSRQPAKYLAGRKDLADGNAPVNLIHRDDCINILTKILMKDAFGTIFNAVNPHHPKKSDYYISKAKELGLEPPAFAENVSDEIFKQVDSVYLKSVLDYSFKVSI is encoded by the coding sequence ATGAAAAAAACAGTTTCCATTGCTGGACTAGGATGGCTTGGGCAACCTTTTGCCAATCGGTTGTCTATGTTGGGCTTCACAGTAAAAGGTTCGGTAACGAGTGTGGAAAAGGCCACATTATTTCAGAAGAATGGGTTTGATGCATTTCCTTTAGAAATTACTGAGAGCGGCGTTCAAGGCGAAGTAAAAGCCTTTTTAAAGGATACGGATTGTTTGATTATAATGATTCCACCAGGTTTAAGACGAAATACCGGTGCAGACTATGTGCTGAAAATGATTCATTTTTTGGAAGCCATAAAAGAAGCAAAGGTGCGAAAAGTGATTTTGGTTAGCAGCACTTCGGTTTATGATGATTCGCAAGGAAATGTGACCGAAAAAGACGAACCCAATCCGCAGACAATTGCAGGAAAACAATTGCGGCAAGTGGAGGAACTTTTCATCAATTCTGAAGAATTACAAACTACCGTTGTACGTTTTGGTGGATTAATTGGTGGAAGCCGACAGCCAGCAAAATACTTGGCTGGACGAAAAGATTTGGCAGATGGCAACGCGCCAGTAAATTTGATTCACCGTGATGATTGTATTAATATTCTGACTAAAATTTTAATGAAGGATGCTTTCGGAACCATTTTTAATGCTGTAAACCCACATCATCCCAAGAAGTCGGATTATTACATTTCAAAAGCAAAGGAGCTTGGTTTGGAGCCGCCAGCTTTTGCTGAAAACGTTTCAGATGAAATATTTAAACAGGTGGATTCTGTGTATTTGAAATCTGTTTTAGATTATTCATTTAAAGTTTCTATTTAG
- a CDS encoding FtsX-like permease family protein, producing MNFSLYIAKRYLFSKSSNNAINIITGIAAAGVVVGAMSLFIVLSGFSGLKDFSLQFTNEFDSDLKIIPESGKIITFSEAQRTQLKNSEGIENFSEIIEERIFLHYKGKNQIAYIKGVDSLYGKVTQLDSIMYVGEWLVPNEHQVVTGLSTNAKLSLGMNDYADLLEIYVPKPGTGQLNALDPSDAFNKENVIVSGVYQVNEDLDAKYVFSDIAFARNLLSLDSTKVSSIEMKLLPNTSEEKVRSEINKIFPSGIIIKNRIQQNDALYKMLNTENIAVYLIFTLVLIIALFNVIGSIIMMILDKRKNIKTLYNMGASLKEIRRIFFLQGTLMSVLGGLLGIILGILAVLAQLKYEFVAITSTLPYPVKLKLINIVIVFVTISVLGIIASKIASSRVREKLLN from the coding sequence TTGAATTTTTCGCTCTACATCGCCAAGCGCTATTTGTTTTCAAAAAGTAGCAACAATGCCATCAATATCATTACGGGTATTGCGGCAGCGGGTGTGGTTGTAGGCGCAATGTCTTTGTTTATAGTGCTTTCCGGATTTTCTGGTTTGAAAGATTTCAGTCTTCAGTTTACAAATGAATTTGATAGCGACCTAAAAATAATTCCTGAAAGTGGCAAAATAATCACTTTTTCCGAAGCACAAAGAACACAATTAAAAAACAGTGAAGGCATTGAAAACTTTTCTGAAATAATTGAGGAACGTATTTTTCTGCATTATAAAGGAAAAAACCAAATTGCCTACATAAAAGGCGTGGATTCGCTTTACGGAAAAGTAACGCAGCTAGACAGTATTATGTATGTGGGCGAGTGGCTTGTGCCTAATGAACATCAAGTAGTTACAGGTCTTTCTACCAATGCAAAGTTATCTTTAGGGATGAATGATTATGCAGATTTGTTGGAAATTTATGTTCCAAAACCAGGAACAGGACAACTCAATGCGCTTGATCCTTCCGATGCTTTCAATAAAGAAAACGTAATAGTTTCCGGTGTCTATCAAGTTAATGAGGATTTAGATGCGAAGTATGTTTTTTCAGATATTGCATTCGCCAGAAACCTACTTTCGTTAGACAGTACAAAGGTTTCTTCCATTGAAATGAAATTGTTGCCAAACACTTCCGAAGAAAAAGTACGGAGTGAAATCAATAAAATTTTCCCTTCTGGAATTATTATTAAAAACAGAATTCAGCAAAACGACGCCCTTTATAAAATGCTGAATACTGAAAACATTGCTGTCTATTTAATTTTCACACTTGTATTGATAATCGCGCTTTTCAATGTGATTGGTTCCATAATAATGATGATTTTGGACAAGCGGAAAAACATAAAAACCCTTTATAATATGGGTGCTTCACTGAAAGAAATACGTCGTATCTTCTTTCTTCAAGGAACTTTAATGTCAGTGCTTGGAGGTTTATTAGGAATAATATTAGGAATTCTAGCCGTCCTAGCGCAACTTAAATATGAATTCGTTGCCATAACAAGTACGCTACCTTATCCTGTAAAACTAAAACTCATCAACATAGTAATAGTTTTTGTAACGATAAGCGTTTTGGGTATTATCGCATCAAAAATTGCTTCGAGCAGAGTTAGGGAAAAGCTTTTGAATTAG
- a CDS encoding S8 family peptidase: protein MKLFKITLFAVAISTVMASCGSGAAIVATPIQNIDSNPLKIGTLEGDQLKHWPAMDLVKDTVPGMSVDKAYKEIIKNRKGETVIVGVIDSGVDIDHEDLKNVIWTNPGEIAGNGIDDDKNGFIDDIHGWNFIGNITAENMEYVRIIRKLKPKYEGKSESSISAADRKEFALYEKAVAEYEKESSETASNQARYEGILSQLKPTHQAMAKKLGKEDYTIEDLAAIKNPSSQEKQQIGMLNQMLNYADTVPDVIKDLEGGLKYFNDRLNGHFNMTTDFRGVLGDNPEDITDNIYGNNNVAGPDPTRENVKHGTHVSGIIAAQRNNKIGMDGVANNVKILVVRAVPDGDEYDKDVALAIRYAVDNGAKVLNTSFGKYYSLHADWVYDAIKYAASKDVLIVNAAGNDGLDMDTVNIYPNDQVDNGSEMSDTFLTVGALNYKYGSELVASFSNYGKINVDVFAPGVKIWSTTPLNTYEFLQGTSMAAPEVAGVAAMIRSYYPNLSAKQVKQIIMDSGLSTNTKVVLGDDPSNTESFSNISKSGKMVNMYNALIMADKMSK, encoded by the coding sequence ATGAAACTTTTTAAGATCACACTTTTTGCAGTTGCAATATCAACTGTAATGGCAAGCTGCGGAAGTGGCGCTGCAATTGTAGCCACCCCAATTCAAAATATTGATTCCAACCCTTTAAAAATAGGTACGCTTGAAGGTGACCAACTGAAACATTGGCCAGCGATGGACTTGGTGAAGGATACCGTTCCTGGAATGAGCGTAGATAAGGCTTACAAAGAAATAATCAAAAACCGAAAAGGTGAAACCGTTATTGTAGGAGTAATCGATAGTGGCGTTGATATTGACCACGAAGATCTTAAAAACGTTATCTGGACCAATCCTGGCGAAATTGCTGGAAATGGAATAGATGACGATAAAAATGGTTTTATTGACGATATCCACGGTTGGAATTTCATTGGAAATATTACCGCCGAAAACATGGAGTATGTTCGCATTATCAGAAAATTAAAGCCTAAATACGAAGGAAAAAGCGAATCATCGATCAGTGCTGCCGATAGAAAAGAATTTGCTCTTTACGAAAAAGCAGTAGCAGAATACGAAAAGGAATCTTCAGAAACAGCATCAAACCAAGCTCGTTATGAAGGGATTCTTTCACAATTGAAGCCAACTCACCAAGCAATGGCTAAAAAACTGGGGAAAGAAGATTATACCATAGAAGATTTAGCTGCAATAAAAAACCCTTCATCTCAAGAAAAGCAGCAAATAGGGATGCTAAACCAAATGTTGAATTATGCTGATACAGTGCCAGATGTTATAAAAGATCTTGAAGGTGGATTAAAATACTTTAACGATAGGCTTAATGGTCACTTCAATATGACTACAGATTTCCGTGGCGTTTTAGGAGATAATCCAGAAGATATTACAGACAATATTTACGGAAATAATAATGTGGCTGGACCAGACCCAACTAGAGAAAACGTAAAACACGGAACTCATGTTTCGGGTATTATCGCCGCACAACGCAACAACAAAATTGGAATGGACGGTGTAGCAAACAACGTTAAGATTCTTGTAGTTCGCGCTGTACCAGACGGTGATGAGTATGATAAAGACGTAGCATTGGCTATTCGCTATGCCGTGGACAATGGTGCTAAAGTGCTTAACACTTCCTTCGGAAAATACTATTCACTTCATGCAGATTGGGTTTATGATGCGATTAAATATGCCGCTTCAAAAGATGTTTTGATTGTTAATGCTGCCGGAAACGACGGTCTGGATATGGATACCGTAAACATTTATCCAAACGATCAAGTTGATAATGGTTCAGAAATGTCTGATACGTTTTTAACCGTTGGAGCGCTTAACTATAAATACGGAAGTGAATTGGTTGCAAGCTTTTCAAATTACGGAAAAATAAATGTGGACGTTTTTGCGCCAGGAGTAAAAATCTGGTCAACAACCCCATTAAATACCTACGAATTTTTACAAGGAACCTCAATGGCAGCTCCAGAAGTTGCTGGTGTTGCTGCAATGATTCGTTCCTACTATCCAAACCTTTCCGCAAAACAAGTGAAGCAAATTATTATGGATAGCGGACTTTCAACAAACACTAAAGTTGTTCTTGGAGACGATCCTTCTAACACAGAATCATTCTCGAATATTTCAAAATCGGGAAAAATGGTAAATATGTATAACGCCCTAATTATGGCAGATAAAATGTCTAAATAA
- the dusB gene encoding tRNA dihydrouridine synthase DusB, giving the protein MPKIGNIQLPDFPLLLAPMEDVSDPPFRALCKEQGADVVFTEFISSEGLIRDAAKSVMKLDIYEKERPVGIQIFGAVLESMLRSVEIVEASGPDMIDINFGCPVKKVVSKGAGAGILKDIDLMVSLTEAMVKHTKLPITVKTRLGWDHDSIKIMEVAERLQDVGCQALSIHGRTRAQMYKGDADWKPIADVKNNPRMHIPIFGNGDVDTPEKAMEMRDKYGLDGAMIGRASIGYPWFFKEVKHYFKTGEQLPPPTMAERVYAAKRHLQMAIDWKGETLGVFETRRHYTNYFKGIPNFKEYRMKMVTSDDSTSVFEAFDEVLEIFGDYEFA; this is encoded by the coding sequence TTGCCAAAAATAGGAAACATACAACTGCCAGACTTTCCATTGTTGCTCGCTCCAATGGAAGACGTTAGCGACCCGCCATTCCGCGCACTTTGCAAAGAACAGGGAGCTGATGTGGTTTTTACTGAATTTATCTCTTCTGAAGGGCTAATTCGCGATGCTGCAAAAAGCGTGATGAAGCTTGATATTTATGAAAAAGAACGTCCTGTAGGAATCCAGATTTTTGGCGCGGTTCTAGAATCTATGCTTCGCAGTGTTGAAATTGTTGAAGCCAGCGGTCCAGATATGATTGATATCAACTTTGGTTGTCCGGTGAAAAAAGTAGTTTCAAAAGGTGCTGGAGCAGGAATTCTGAAAGATATTGATTTAATGGTAAGTCTCACCGAAGCAATGGTAAAGCATACTAAACTTCCAATTACAGTGAAAACACGTTTGGGTTGGGATCACGATTCTATAAAAATTATGGAAGTTGCTGAACGTTTGCAAGATGTAGGTTGCCAAGCGCTTTCTATTCACGGTCGTACGCGAGCACAGATGTATAAAGGCGATGCGGACTGGAAGCCCATTGCAGATGTAAAAAACAATCCGCGAATGCACATTCCTATCTTTGGAAATGGTGATGTTGATACGCCCGAAAAAGCGATGGAAATGCGTGATAAATACGGACTTGACGGCGCAATGATAGGCCGTGCCAGTATTGGTTATCCGTGGTTTTTTAAGGAAGTGAAACACTATTTTAAAACTGGCGAACAATTACCGCCACCAACAATGGCTGAACGTGTTTATGCCGCCAAACGCCACCTGCAAATGGCGATTGATTGGAAAGGTGAAACTTTAGGCGTTTTTGAAACCCGCCGCCATTATACAAACTATTTTAAAGGAATTCCAAACTTCAAGGAATACCGAATGAAAATGGTAACTAGCGATGATTCTACATCTGTTTTTGAAGCTTTTGATGAGGTTTTGGAGATTTTTGGTGATTATGAGTTTGCTTAA
- a CDS encoding MBL fold metallo-hydrolase: MNLFPIEAGNFKLDGGAMFGVVPKPLWTRTNPADENNMIDIAARCLLIENGNRLTLIDTGMGDKQNDKFFGYYYRWGDYNIDDSLKKHGFHRDAITDVFMTHLHFDHCGGSVQWNKDRTGYEPAFKNATYWSNKDHWQWATESNRREQASFLKENILPMQESGQLKFVAKSNSDFSEANELDFGILFVDGHTDKQMIPHINYKGKTLVFMADLLPTAGHLPLPFVMGYDTRPLLTLPEKEKFLNNAAENNFYLFLEHDAHNPIITVQNTDKGVRLNETLSLNEFFN, from the coding sequence ATGAATTTATTCCCTATTGAAGCTGGTAATTTTAAACTTGATGGCGGTGCTATGTTTGGCGTTGTGCCAAAACCTCTTTGGACCAGAACGAACCCCGCCGACGAAAATAATATGATAGACATTGCCGCGCGCTGTCTTCTTATTGAAAACGGCAACCGGCTTACCCTGATTGATACAGGAATGGGCGATAAACAAAACGACAAATTTTTCGGTTATTACTATCGTTGGGGCGATTATAACATCGATGATTCCTTAAAAAAACACGGTTTTCATCGCGATGCTATTACTGATGTTTTTATGACGCATCTTCACTTTGACCATTGTGGCGGAAGCGTTCAGTGGAATAAAGACCGAACTGGTTACGAGCCAGCTTTCAAAAACGCAACCTATTGGAGCAACAAAGATCACTGGCAATGGGCAACAGAATCAAATAGAAGAGAACAAGCTTCCTTTTTAAAAGAAAATATTCTTCCGATGCAGGAAAGCGGACAATTGAAATTTGTTGCGAAATCCAATTCAGATTTTTCAGAAGCCAATGAACTTGACTTCGGAATTCTTTTTGTGGACGGACATACAGATAAGCAAATGATTCCGCATATAAATTACAAAGGAAAAACACTGGTTTTTATGGCAGATTTGTTACCAACGGCGGGTCATTTACCACTTCCTTTTGTGATGGGTTATGATACTCGTCCTTTATTAACACTTCCCGAAAAGGAAAAATTTCTAAATAATGCTGCGGAAAACAATTTCTATCTTTTCCTTGAACACGATGCACACAACCCGATAATAACGGTTCAGAATACTGATAAAGGCGTTCGGCTTAACGAAACCTTATCACTCAACGAATTTTTTAATTAA
- the rbfA gene encoding 30S ribosome-binding factor RbfA — MEETNRQKKIAGVLQQDLASVLQNMLREAGQMGIIISVSKVGVTTDLSIAKVYVSVFPSDKAVAIVKELNKLKPNIKHQIAQLTKHQLRKMPDLTFYNDDSLEYIEKIDKAVKGEDNPLKNPDLLPNRKKS, encoded by the coding sequence ATGGAAGAAACTAACAGACAAAAAAAGATAGCTGGCGTGTTGCAACAAGACCTTGCAAGCGTACTTCAAAATATGCTTCGCGAAGCAGGACAAATGGGCATTATTATTTCAGTGAGTAAAGTGGGCGTTACCACAGACCTTTCCATTGCGAAAGTTTACGTGAGCGTTTTCCCTTCAGATAAAGCCGTGGCGATTGTGAAGGAACTCAACAAGCTTAAGCCAAACATAAAGCATCAAATTGCACAACTTACCAAGCACCAACTTCGTAAAATGCCAGATCTTACTTTTTATAATGATGATTCGCTTGAATACATTGAAAAAATAGACAAAGCCGTAAAAGGGGAAGACAACCCATTGAAAAACCCAGATTTGCTTCCGAATAGAAAAAAATCATAA
- the lepA gene encoding translation elongation factor 4, which translates to MKNIRNFCIIAHIDHGKSTLADRLLDATGTVTDREKQAQLLDTMDLERERGITIKSHAIQMEYVYKGENYILNLIDTPGHVDFSYEVSRSIAACEGALLIVDAAQSIQAQTISNLYLALENDLEIIPVLNKVDLPSANVEEVTDDIVDLLGCKAEEVIPASAKTGIGIDEILSAIIERIPPPKGNPDESLQALIFDSVYNPFRGVETYFRVLNGEIRKGQQIQFMATGKNYFADEVGTLRLKQFPREVIKTGDVGYLITGIKEAKEVKVGDTITDAKSPTVNMIEGFEDVKPMVFAGIYPVDTEDYEELRNSMEKLQLNDASLVFTPESSMALGFGFRCGFLGMLHLEIIQERLEREFDMTVITTVPNVSYHAFSNKDPEVPILVNNPSDLPDPSKLNRVEEPYIKATIITKSDYVGSIMSLCIEKRGEITNQTYLTTERVELTFDMPLAEIVFDFYDRLKTVSKGYASFDYSPIGMRQSHLVKVDMLLNGNIVDALSALLHRDNAYDIGKRICEKLHKLIPRQQFDIPIQAAIGAKIIARETVKALRKDVTAKCYGGDISRKRKLLEKQKKGKKRMRQVGNVEIPQEAFMAVLKLND; encoded by the coding sequence ATGAAGAACATTCGCAATTTTTGTATTATAGCTCACATTGACCACGGAAAAAGTACCTTGGCAGATCGTCTGTTGGACGCCACAGGAACTGTTACCGACAGAGAAAAGCAAGCGCAGCTTTTGGACACAATGGATTTGGAGCGCGAACGTGGCATCACTATTAAGAGCCACGCCATACAAATGGAATATGTTTACAAGGGCGAAAATTATATCCTAAACCTAATTGACACTCCTGGCCACGTAGATTTTTCTTATGAAGTTTCCCGTTCCATCGCGGCTTGTGAAGGTGCGTTGCTAATCGTAGATGCTGCACAAAGTATTCAGGCGCAGACCATTTCCAACCTTTATTTGGCTTTGGAAAACGATCTGGAAATAATTCCAGTACTAAACAAAGTAGATCTTCCTTCAGCAAATGTTGAAGAAGTTACCGATGATATTGTGGATCTACTAGGCTGTAAAGCTGAAGAAGTAATTCCTGCAAGTGCCAAAACAGGTATTGGTATTGATGAAATATTGAGTGCTATTATTGAACGTATCCCTCCGCCCAAAGGCAATCCAGACGAATCGTTACAAGCTTTAATCTTTGATTCTGTTTACAACCCTTTCCGCGGAGTTGAAACTTATTTTAGGGTTCTTAATGGCGAAATACGAAAAGGACAGCAAATCCAATTTATGGCTACTGGTAAAAACTATTTCGCAGATGAAGTAGGAACTTTGAGGTTAAAACAATTTCCGAGAGAAGTTATAAAAACTGGTGATGTAGGGTATTTAATCACCGGAATAAAAGAAGCCAAAGAAGTAAAGGTAGGTGATACTATAACAGACGCAAAAAGCCCAACAGTCAATATGATTGAAGGTTTTGAAGACGTAAAACCAATGGTTTTTGCTGGAATTTATCCTGTTGATACCGAAGATTATGAAGAGCTGCGAAACTCGATGGAAAAACTTCAGTTAAATGATGCTTCTCTGGTTTTCACTCCAGAAAGTTCTATGGCACTGGGTTTTGGTTTCCGTTGTGGATTTTTGGGAATGCTTCACCTTGAAATTATTCAGGAAAGACTTGAGCGGGAATTTGATATGACGGTAATTACCACCGTTCCAAACGTTTCCTACCACGCTTTTTCCAATAAAGATCCAGAAGTGCCTATTTTGGTAAACAATCCATCAGATTTACCAGATCCTTCAAAATTAAACCGTGTTGAGGAGCCTTATATTAAAGCCACAATCATTACAAAGTCTGATTATGTTGGTTCCATTATGTCTCTTTGTATTGAAAAAAGAGGCGAAATTACCAATCAAACATATTTAACTACGGAAAGAGTTGAACTTACTTTCGATATGCCTTTGGCAGAAATTGTTTTCGACTTTTATGATAGATTGAAAACTGTTTCAAAAGGATATGCTTCCTTTGATTATTCACCCATCGGGATGCGACAGTCGCACCTTGTAAAAGTTGATATGCTTCTAAACGGAAATATCGTGGATGCGCTTTCTGCTTTGCTTCACCGAGATAATGCGTATGATATTGGTAAAAGAATCTGCGAAAAACTGCACAAGCTTATTCCCCGCCAACAATTTGATATTCCGATCCAAGCAGCAATAGGTGCCAAAATAATTGCGCGTGAAACCGTAAAAGCCTTAAGAAAAGACGTTACCGCAAAATGTTACGGAGGTGATATTTCACGTAAACGAAAACTTCTAGAAAAGCAGAAAAAAGGAAAGAAACGTATGCGCCAAGTAGGTAACGTGGAGATTCCGCAAGAAGCTTTTATGGCGGTGCTTAAGTTGAATGATTAG
- a CDS encoding cation:proton antiporter, translating into MVELAGIIILGILAQWVAWKFKIPAILPLILIGLLVGPLSTFMSEDGNQWLQPIWNGEKGLFPGQNLFYFVSLAVGIILFEGGLTLKRGEISKVGSVIGKLISIGAAITFIGAGIAAYYIFGLSWRISFLFSALIIVTGPTVITPILRNIPLKKDVAAVLRWEGILIDPIGALVAVLVYEFISVEGDSGYTKQALLDFGKIILIGMAFGISAGYALYFSIKKKLVPHYLSNVVSLSMVMAVFVISDLFAHESGLLAVVVMGMFLGNSDLPSLKELLYFKESLSVLLVSILFILLAANISVEDLLLVYNWKTAILLAIVIFVLRPLTVFASTTGSSLKTNEKLFISWVGPRGIVAAGISSLFGTQLVSKGVVGAEYITPLVFAVVLVTVILNATTARLMAGWLGVYLKKSEGIIMVGASKVSRLIATYLHKNNRHVVLVDSNQLNINRAKELGLEAFTANIYADELTDNIELNDVGYLLAMTGSDEINKQAINRFGNIFGENGTFRLMTSEEMRQRQNLSAKELFSYTHDYTRFTQVAQDFPSIQEIPVGNHNQFLRVLNIIGENENAIPLFLKRPDGFLDLITAPAEIEVETGSSLVYLGKPMDFEDVVNATRTENEGKTQK; encoded by the coding sequence ATGGTAGAACTTGCAGGAATTATAATTTTAGGAATTTTGGCCCAATGGGTCGCGTGGAAGTTTAAAATACCTGCTATTCTCCCTTTAATTTTGATTGGTCTTCTGGTTGGTCCGCTTTCCACATTTATGTCTGAAGATGGAAACCAATGGTTACAGCCAATTTGGAATGGTGAGAAGGGACTTTTTCCAGGTCAAAACCTTTTCTACTTTGTATCGTTGGCGGTGGGAATTATCCTTTTTGAAGGAGGACTAACACTAAAGCGTGGTGAAATTTCAAAAGTTGGTTCTGTAATCGGGAAGCTAATAAGTATTGGTGCTGCCATTACATTTATTGGTGCAGGTATCGCTGCCTATTATATTTTTGGTCTTAGCTGGCGTATCTCTTTTCTCTTTTCGGCATTAATAATTGTTACGGGGCCTACTGTAATTACACCTATTTTACGAAATATTCCGCTTAAAAAAGATGTTGCTGCGGTCCTTCGTTGGGAAGGAATTCTCATTGACCCAATTGGCGCACTTGTAGCCGTCCTTGTTTATGAATTTATAAGTGTTGAAGGCGATTCAGGCTATACAAAACAGGCACTTTTAGATTTTGGAAAAATTATTTTAATAGGAATGGCTTTCGGTATTTCTGCAGGATATGCGCTTTATTTTTCTATAAAAAAGAAACTTGTGCCGCATTATTTATCAAACGTGGTTTCACTTTCTATGGTAATGGCGGTTTTTGTAATTAGTGATCTTTTTGCGCACGAATCTGGTCTTTTGGCAGTAGTTGTTATGGGTATGTTTCTTGGAAATAGTGATTTACCAAGCCTTAAGGAGCTTCTTTATTTTAAGGAATCGCTCAGCGTTTTGCTGGTTTCCATACTTTTTATATTACTTGCGGCAAACATAAGTGTAGAAGATCTTTTGCTGGTTTATAACTGGAAAACTGCAATTTTGTTAGCTATAGTGATATTTGTGCTCCGACCATTAACGGTCTTTGCGAGCACGACAGGCTCTTCGCTCAAAACAAATGAAAAACTCTTTATCAGTTGGGTTGGACCTCGTGGGATAGTTGCGGCTGGTATTTCTTCACTTTTTGGAACTCAGTTGGTTTCAAAGGGAGTTGTTGGGGCGGAATATATTACTCCTTTGGTTTTTGCTGTTGTTTTGGTTACCGTAATTTTAAATGCCACAACGGCAAGGCTTATGGCAGGTTGGCTGGGTGTTTATCTGAAGAAATCTGAAGGTATAATTATGGTTGGTGCATCAAAAGTATCTCGATTGATTGCTACTTATTTACATAAAAATAATCGTCACGTTGTTTTAGTAGATTCTAACCAATTAAACATTAATCGAGCCAAGGAATTGGGTCTGGAAGCTTTTACAGCAAACATATATGCAGACGAACTAACGGACAACATTGAACTAAATGATGTGGGTTACCTTTTAGCTATGACTGGAAGTGACGAAATAAACAAGCAAGCCATAAACCGCTTTGGAAATATTTTTGGAGAAAATGGAACGTTCCGTTTGATGACTTCGGAAGAAATGCGACAACGCCAAAACCTTTCAGCCAAAGAATTATTTTCATACACCCACGATTACACACGTTTTACTCAAGTTGCACAAGATTTCCCATCAATACAAGAAATTCCCGTTGGAAACCACAATCAGTTTTTGCGTGTGCTGAATATTATTGGCGAAAACGAAAACGCCATACCACTATTCTTAAAACGTCCTGACGGATTTTTAGACCTTATTACCGCACCAGCAGAAATAGAAGTAGAAACAGGCAGCAGTTTGGTCTATCTGGGGAAACCAATGGATTTTGAAGATGTTGTGAACGCAACCCGAACCGAAAATGAAGGAAAAACCCAAAAATAA